From Nitratidesulfovibrio vulgaris str. Hildenborough, a single genomic window includes:
- a CDS encoding deoxyribonuclease IV, with amino-acid sequence MPLFGAHMSAAGGVSNAIRDIVEIGGEVLQLFTANQRQWTPKAPSEADVEAFGRRRAAFGGPVFSHASYLINIANGDGAASAKAVEALVREFERCTALGVDAVVLHPGAHLGAGRGTGILRAARNIDEVFDRCGGQTPVLLLENTAGQGTCLGGDLNDLAEIIDASRHASQLGVCLDTAHAFGAGYALHTDEGYRRCMEDIEHGPGLAAVRLFHVNDSLVPCGSRKDRHTHIGEGQLGEAAFVRLLNDPVFAMHPMVLETPKEDGHAADRRNLATLRRLARS; translated from the coding sequence ATGCCGTTGTTCGGAGCCCACATGTCCGCCGCTGGCGGAGTATCCAACGCCATTCGCGATATCGTCGAGATTGGCGGCGAAGTGCTGCAACTGTTCACTGCCAATCAGCGGCAGTGGACGCCCAAGGCCCCGTCAGAGGCTGACGTCGAGGCGTTCGGGCGCCGTCGTGCGGCGTTCGGGGGGCCGGTGTTCTCCCATGCCTCGTACCTCATCAACATCGCCAACGGGGATGGGGCGGCATCGGCGAAGGCGGTGGAGGCCCTTGTGCGCGAGTTCGAGCGTTGTACCGCCCTCGGCGTGGATGCGGTGGTGCTCCATCCCGGTGCGCACCTCGGGGCAGGCCGGGGTACGGGCATCCTGCGGGCCGCCCGGAACATTGATGAGGTGTTCGACAGGTGCGGGGGGCAGACGCCTGTACTGCTGCTGGAGAACACCGCAGGGCAGGGTACCTGTCTCGGAGGTGATCTGAACGACCTTGCGGAGATCATCGACGCCTCGCGCCATGCCTCACAGCTTGGAGTCTGCCTCGATACGGCCCATGCCTTCGGTGCAGGCTATGCCCTGCATACCGATGAGGGCTACCGTCGTTGCATGGAGGACATCGAACACGGCCCCGGGCTGGCGGCCGTGCGCCTGTTTCATGTGAACGACAGCCTTGTGCCGTGTGGAAGCCGCAAGGACAGGCATACGCATATCGGCGAGGGGCAACTGGGTGAGGCCGCCTTTGTCCGCCTCCTGAACGACCCGGTCTTTGCGATGCACCCCATGGTTCTTGAGACACCCAAAGAGGACGGCCATGCCGCGGACAGGCGTAATCTTGCCACGCTTCGTCGGCTTGCCAGAAGTTGA
- a CDS encoding cupin domain-containing protein, giving the protein MKLISREDYTTFKDGGFRMDVISDTENAKILNCNIRAGAELPVHSHDIEGELCITILAGEGLFLGANGAELPARAGDMLISEIREPHGLRAVSDLRAIVVITPPI; this is encoded by the coding sequence ATGAAGCTCATCAGCAGGGAAGACTACACGACATTCAAGGACGGCGGTTTTCGTATGGATGTCATCAGCGACACCGAGAACGCCAAGATTCTCAACTGCAACATCCGCGCAGGTGCGGAATTGCCCGTGCACAGCCATGACATCGAAGGTGAGCTTTGCATCACCATCCTCGCAGGCGAGGGACTGTTCCTCGGTGCGAACGGGGCTGAACTTCCGGCGCGTGCCGGCGACATGCTCATCAGCGAGATTCGCGAGCCTCATGGGCTGCGGGCTGTGTCAGACCTCCGCGCCATTGTGGTCATCACTCCCCCCATCTAG
- the glnD gene encoding [protein-PII] uridylyltransferase, protein MPRKNTPDIPGTDCKNDARKTLREGRSALAEGLAQASSDALPFEHAYSRLLDTYFRLRLAELGTGHDRVALVAVGGYGRQELCPASDIDILVLCNRSIPPQAIDLAQALFLPLWDEGFTLGHGFRTVSDCVKLAAHDHKVLASLLDARLVAGSPALLEDMVRRLDERVLPRRSHAFLSWLDTEHERRLAAHGDGTVLLEPNLKEGLGGLRDYHRILWLARIRGKAGTVEELMAQAGFSSGDATLLRQAVTFLHGVRNRLHLLSGRKNDTLFLDLQPGIAQTMGFHDDGGLLGVERFLGALHRCMSDIKGLSDAFRGVPGGPVLPVSPCPEVDAGVVIAGGAVHLCLPDGVEASPRLTLETFVRAAASPSGPTPRLDWNTRRRMAAAIAGRASELSGVEVGRALIAILTSARAFDVLEQMDAVGLLPALLPAYGAARDRVQFDGFHSYPAGMHTLFTIRQLEQLATNGPEPFATLWRECPEGAGGGAEPGRLSVLLAALFHDLGKGLEDASHHEESGAGIARDVLSAWGLPAPVVDDVTFLVREHLLLMRTAQRRDLNDEAVVGQVAGIVGDRARLERLLLLSYADASATGPKAWNRWAASLLDELRGKTLNMLRDVEAGGIHTAGSVGDVLARVRTLATHQPTTPPLGEDIAAAFLAAMPPRYVVANDPERILRHMEMARQLNLDVEEARKRLEPGRAERGLVVMEGRPVHGGRESDLWEVTILARDQQGLFATLAGVVALHGLNVYAADAFVWRDGTALDVFHVTAPPDPLYAREFWGKVRSSVQYAMTGKLALDYRLEEARASRILPDALREALRRPAEVRVDNGLSDFYTVIDVFAPDRPALLYDVARTLQSLHLDVLFAKVSTLGNRTADTFSVRTAQGQKLTDEEHLAEVRAALLHAVASR, encoded by the coding sequence ATGCCGAGGAAGAACACTCCGGACATCCCGGGAACCGATTGCAAGAACGACGCCCGGAAGACACTGCGTGAAGGCCGGTCCGCCCTAGCTGAAGGGCTGGCACAGGCGTCCTCCGATGCTCTTCCGTTCGAACACGCCTACAGCCGTCTGCTGGATACGTATTTCAGGCTGCGGCTTGCAGAGTTGGGCACGGGGCATGACCGGGTGGCGCTGGTGGCTGTCGGGGGTTACGGGAGGCAAGAGCTTTGCCCCGCCTCGGACATCGACATCCTGGTCCTTTGCAACCGTAGTATTCCACCGCAAGCCATCGACCTTGCGCAAGCACTCTTCCTGCCCCTGTGGGATGAGGGGTTCACCCTCGGGCATGGTTTCCGTACCGTAAGCGATTGCGTGAAGCTGGCTGCCCACGACCACAAGGTATTGGCAAGCCTCCTCGATGCCCGGCTTGTGGCCGGGAGTCCTGCGCTGCTGGAAGACATGGTCAGAAGGCTGGACGAGCGCGTGCTGCCACGGCGCAGCCACGCGTTTCTCTCATGGCTTGACACCGAACATGAACGCAGGCTGGCGGCCCATGGCGATGGGACGGTGCTGCTTGAACCCAATCTGAAAGAGGGGTTGGGGGGCTTGCGTGATTATCACAGGATACTCTGGCTGGCGCGGATTCGCGGAAAGGCGGGTACGGTCGAGGAACTCATGGCGCAGGCCGGTTTCTCTTCCGGAGACGCCACCCTGTTGCGTCAGGCCGTGACTTTTCTGCATGGGGTGCGCAACAGGCTGCATCTGCTCTCTGGTCGCAAGAACGATACCCTGTTCCTCGACCTGCAACCGGGCATAGCGCAGACCATGGGCTTCCATGACGACGGCGGGTTGCTGGGAGTGGAGCGTTTTCTCGGCGCGCTGCATCGCTGCATGTCGGACATCAAGGGGCTATCTGATGCCTTCCGGGGGGTCCCGGGTGGCCCTGTGCTCCCGGTCAGCCCGTGCCCGGAAGTCGATGCGGGAGTCGTCATCGCCGGGGGGGCCGTGCACCTGTGCCTGCCTGATGGTGTCGAGGCGAGTCCCCGCCTGACCCTCGAGACGTTCGTCCGTGCAGCCGCATCTCCCTCCGGGCCGACGCCCCGACTCGACTGGAACACGAGGCGACGCATGGCGGCGGCCATCGCAGGCAGGGCATCTGAACTGTCCGGTGTGGAAGTGGGGCGTGCCCTCATCGCCATACTCACCTCGGCCAGGGCGTTCGACGTGCTGGAACAGATGGACGCCGTGGGGTTGCTCCCTGCCTTGTTGCCAGCCTACGGCGCTGCCCGTGACAGGGTGCAGTTCGATGGCTTTCATTCCTACCCTGCCGGTATGCATACCCTTTTCACCATACGGCAACTGGAGCAGCTCGCGACGAATGGCCCCGAACCCTTTGCGACCCTATGGCGTGAATGCCCCGAAGGCGCAGGTGGCGGTGCTGAACCGGGCAGGCTGTCGGTGTTGCTGGCGGCGTTGTTCCATGACCTCGGCAAGGGGCTCGAAGATGCTTCGCACCATGAGGAGAGCGGTGCAGGCATCGCCCGTGACGTGCTCTCCGCATGGGGACTTCCTGCACCGGTCGTGGACGATGTGACGTTTCTGGTCAGGGAACATCTGCTTCTCATGCGTACCGCGCAACGCCGCGACCTCAACGACGAGGCTGTCGTGGGACAGGTGGCGGGCATTGTCGGTGACCGGGCACGGCTTGAGCGTCTGCTTCTCCTTTCCTACGCGGATGCCAGCGCGACCGGCCCCAAGGCATGGAACAGGTGGGCCGCCAGCCTCCTTGACGAACTGCGCGGCAAGACCCTCAACATGTTGCGGGATGTCGAGGCGGGGGGCATTCATACCGCCGGAAGTGTGGGCGATGTGCTCGCACGTGTACGGACACTTGCGACGCACCAGCCGACGACGCCTCCCCTAGGTGAGGACATCGCCGCGGCGTTCTTGGCAGCCATGCCGCCGCGTTATGTGGTGGCCAATGACCCTGAACGGATACTGCGGCATATGGAGATGGCCCGCCAGCTCAATCTCGATGTGGAAGAGGCTCGCAAGCGCCTCGAACCGGGCAGGGCCGAACGGGGGCTGGTGGTCATGGAAGGCCGACCTGTACACGGGGGGCGTGAAAGCGACCTGTGGGAGGTCACGATTCTGGCGCGCGACCAGCAGGGGCTGTTCGCTACGCTCGCTGGAGTGGTCGCCCTGCATGGCCTGAACGTCTACGCTGCCGACGCCTTCGTGTGGCGCGACGGGACAGCGCTCGACGTCTTCCACGTCACGGCTCCCCCCGACCCCCTGTATGCCCGTGAATTCTGGGGCAAGGTACGCAGCTCGGTGCAGTACGCCATGACAGGCAAACTCGCCCTCGACTATCGCCTTGAAGAGGCACGCGCCAGCCGCATCCTCCCCGATGCCCTGCGCGAGGCGTTGCGGCGTCCGGCTGAAGTGAGGGTGGACAACGGCCTCTCGGACTTCTATACCGTCATCGACGTCTTCGCACCGGATCGTCCGGCACTGCTCTATGACGTGGCGCGCACGCTGCAATCCCTGCATCTCGACGTGCTGTTCGCCAAGGTGTCAACACTGGGAAATCGCACTGCAGATACCTTTTCCGTGCGGACGGCCCAGGGCCAGAAACTCACGGATGAGGAACATCTCGCAGAGGTGCGGGCCGCCCTGCTGCACGCGGTGGCTTCCCGATAG
- a CDS encoding P-II family nitrogen regulator: MKKLEIIIRPFKLDEVKEVLASMDVKGMTVTEVKGFGRQRGHKEVYRGAEYQVDFMPKVKIEVVLEDAQVKAVVDAVCKAARTGKVGDGKIFVLPVDDAIRIRTGESGAEAI; this comes from the coding sequence ATGAAGAAGCTCGAGATTATCATCAGGCCGTTCAAGCTGGACGAGGTGAAGGAAGTCCTTGCATCCATGGATGTGAAGGGGATGACCGTGACCGAGGTGAAAGGCTTCGGACGTCAGCGTGGACACAAGGAAGTATACCGCGGGGCCGAGTATCAGGTCGATTTCATGCCCAAGGTCAAGATAGAGGTGGTGCTCGAAGACGCCCAGGTCAAAGCTGTCGTGGATGCGGTCTGCAAGGCCGCACGCACAGGCAAGGTGGGGGACGGCAAGATATTCGTGCTGCCCGTCGACGACGCCATACGCATACGCACCGGCGAGTCCGGCGCCGAAGCCATCTAG
- a CDS encoding LysO family transporter — translation MITEISCIAVGIPLGFALRHRQAALRCVDRLTSWSIYALLFLLGLSLGSDDELISRAGDLGMRAVVISLCSLMGSVFAAWALQRLLPADVFGAGAGDEATRQPSSHGGNGPNDSAVNLKPTAQGGKTPVEHSHEG, via the coding sequence ATGATAACGGAAATCTCGTGCATTGCCGTGGGCATCCCTCTGGGATTCGCCCTGCGCCATAGACAGGCGGCCCTGCGCTGCGTGGACAGGCTCACAAGCTGGTCGATCTATGCCCTGCTCTTTCTTCTAGGGCTTTCACTGGGGTCGGACGACGAACTCATCAGCCGTGCAGGAGACCTCGGCATGCGCGCCGTGGTGATCAGCCTGTGCTCGCTCATGGGCAGCGTCTTCGCCGCATGGGCACTGCAAAGGCTTCTGCCCGCCGACGTGTTCGGGGCAGGGGCAGGAGACGAGGCAACCCGTCAGCCTTCCTCCCACGGAGGGAATGGCCCCAACGACAGCGCCGTCAACCTGAAGCCAACTGCACAGGGCGGCAAGACGCCGGTGGAGCATTCCCATGAAGGGTAG
- a CDS encoding ammonium transporter, with translation MNAADTAFILICAALVMLMTPGLALFYGGLVRAKNVLSTTMHSFVLVGVASVVWAIIGYTLAFGPDVAGVIGGLDHLFLKGVGMEPSEAAKTIPHLAFMVFQCMFAVITPALISGAYAERISFRAMLLFSVLWLVLVYAPMAHWVWGGGWMFKMGALDFAGGAVVHMSSAAAALAAAHVLGRREGYGREPFVPHNLPMTVLGAGILWFGWFGFNAGSALAANGLAAMAFVTTHLATAAGVMGWLAVEWMHSGKPTTLGAASGAVAGLVAITPAAGFVEPMPAMIIGFGGGMLCYGGVLMKKVFKYDDALDVVGVHGVGGTWGALATGLFASEAVNGVNGLFYGNPGQLWTQFLSVVATWLFCYLMSRGIFHAVDALMGLRVTVDAERAGLDVSEHNERAYEQ, from the coding sequence ATGAACGCGGCCGATACCGCCTTCATCCTTATCTGCGCGGCACTGGTGATGTTGATGACTCCCGGCCTCGCCCTGTTCTATGGCGGCCTCGTCAGGGCCAAGAACGTGCTCTCGACAACCATGCACAGTTTCGTTCTCGTGGGCGTGGCCTCGGTGGTGTGGGCCATCATCGGGTATACACTCGCCTTCGGGCCGGATGTGGCAGGTGTCATCGGAGGACTCGACCACCTGTTCCTCAAAGGTGTGGGCATGGAACCTTCAGAGGCTGCCAAGACCATACCGCATCTCGCGTTCATGGTGTTCCAGTGCATGTTCGCGGTCATCACGCCCGCGCTCATCTCGGGTGCCTATGCCGAGCGTATCAGTTTCCGGGCCATGCTGCTGTTCTCGGTGCTGTGGCTTGTTCTGGTGTACGCGCCCATGGCCCACTGGGTGTGGGGCGGGGGCTGGATGTTCAAGATGGGTGCGCTCGACTTTGCCGGTGGCGCGGTCGTGCACATGAGTTCTGCCGCTGCCGCGCTTGCCGCCGCGCATGTGCTCGGAAGACGCGAGGGCTATGGCCGTGAACCCTTCGTGCCCCATAACCTTCCCATGACGGTTCTCGGTGCGGGCATCCTGTGGTTCGGCTGGTTCGGCTTCAATGCGGGTAGCGCCCTTGCCGCCAATGGTCTTGCCGCCATGGCCTTCGTCACCACGCACCTTGCCACCGCCGCAGGCGTCATGGGCTGGCTCGCCGTAGAGTGGATGCATAGCGGCAAGCCCACCACGCTGGGTGCTGCCTCCGGTGCCGTTGCCGGTCTCGTTGCCATCACGCCCGCTGCTGGCTTCGTAGAACCCATGCCCGCCATGATCATCGGTTTCGGGGGCGGGATGCTCTGCTACGGCGGCGTTCTGATGAAGAAGGTCTTCAAGTACGACGACGCGCTCGACGTGGTCGGCGTGCATGGCGTGGGCGGTACGTGGGGTGCCCTTGCAACGGGATTGTTCGCCAGCGAGGCCGTGAACGGCGTCAATGGTCTCTTCTACGGCAATCCCGGTCAGCTGTGGACGCAGTTCCTTTCGGTGGTGGCTACCTGGCTGTTCTGCTACCTCATGAGTCGCGGTATCTTCCACGCGGTGGACGCCCTGATGGGGCTGCGCGTGACGGTCGATGCCGAACGCGCGGGACTGGATGTGAGCGAACACAACGAGCGGGCCTACGAGCAGTAA
- a CDS encoding lysine exporter LysO family protein, which translates to MKGSCIILCFFLAGVLVGRLDIVPDAIARGDLASWALYLLLFVVGMGIGFDTRSWRILRELHIKVALVPLAVMAGTFGGAAMAWLALGDMPLRDVLGVGAGFGYYSLSSIMITRMGDAALGSVALLANITRELTTLLATPLLVRAFGGLAPVAAGGATAMDTCLPVIARYAGERCGIVAVFSGMVLTVAVPLLISVIFSW; encoded by the coding sequence ATGAAGGGTAGCTGCATCATCCTGTGCTTCTTCCTTGCCGGGGTACTCGTCGGACGCCTTGATATCGTGCCCGATGCCATCGCCAGAGGTGACCTTGCCTCATGGGCACTGTACCTGCTGCTGTTCGTGGTGGGCATGGGCATAGGTTTCGACACCCGCTCATGGCGCATCCTGCGCGAATTGCACATCAAGGTGGCACTCGTGCCGCTGGCGGTGATGGCAGGCACATTCGGCGGGGCTGCCATGGCGTGGCTTGCACTTGGAGACATGCCCCTGCGCGATGTGCTGGGGGTCGGTGCCGGTTTCGGCTACTACAGTCTTTCAAGCATCATGATCACGCGCATGGGTGACGCGGCACTCGGGTCCGTGGCGCTGCTTGCCAACATCACCCGCGAACTGACGACGCTGCTCGCCACACCGCTGCTGGTTCGTGCTTTCGGCGGACTGGCGCCGGTTGCCGCGGGGGGGGCCACCGCCATGGACACCTGCCTCCCCGTCATTGCAAGATACGCTGGCGAACGGTGCGGTATCGTGGCCGTGTTCAGCGGTATGGTGCTCACCGTGGCTGTACCGCTGCTGATTTCGGTCATCTTTTCGTGGTGA
- a CDS encoding basic amino acid ABC transporter substrate-binding protein: MLQKVLLTVAALLLSTNVAFAERTVVFAHDATWPPMEFVDANKQIVGLAVDYVDAIAKEAGFKVVHKNVAWDGIFAGLAAGKYDAIASSVTITEERKKAMDFTMPYFDVKQALVVPKTTEAKTLEDMKGKTLGAQISTTGHFAIKRTAGVTAKSYDEIGLAMEDLFNGRIDGVVCDDPVAANYALQQEEYAKKLKIAFIVDTPESEYYGIAVKQGNKELVDLINKGIEAVKAKGIDAQLRAKWIGR; this comes from the coding sequence ATGCTGCAGAAAGTCCTGCTCACCGTCGCCGCGCTGCTGCTCTCGACCAACGTCGCCTTCGCAGAGCGCACCGTCGTCTTCGCCCATGACGCCACCTGGCCGCCCATGGAATTCGTCGACGCCAACAAGCAGATTGTCGGCCTTGCCGTCGACTACGTCGACGCCATCGCCAAGGAAGCCGGCTTCAAGGTCGTGCACAAGAACGTGGCGTGGGACGGCATCTTCGCCGGTCTCGCCGCTGGCAAGTACGACGCCATCGCCTCTTCGGTGACCATCACTGAAGAACGCAAGAAGGCCATGGACTTCACCATGCCCTACTTCGACGTCAAGCAGGCGCTCGTGGTTCCCAAGACCACCGAAGCCAAGACCCTCGAAGACATGAAGGGCAAGACCCTCGGCGCCCAGATCAGCACCACCGGCCACTTCGCCATCAAGCGCACTGCTGGCGTCACTGCCAAGTCGTACGACGAGATCGGCCTCGCCATGGAAGACCTCTTCAACGGCCGCATCGACGGCGTGGTGTGCGACGACCCCGTTGCCGCCAACTACGCTCTCCAGCAGGAAGAATACGCCAAGAAGCTGAAGATCGCCTTCATCGTCGACACGCCCGAGAGCGAGTACTATGGTATCGCCGTCAAGCAGGGCAACAAGGAACTCGTCGACCTCATCAACAAGGGCATCGAAGCCGTCAAGGCCAAGGGTATCGACGCGCAGCTGCGCGCCAAGTGGATCGGCAGGTAG
- a CDS encoding amino acid ABC transporter ATP-binding protein: protein MTAANEPIISIRNVWKFFGELTALHDVSLDVQAGEKVVIIGPSGSGKSTLLRSINRLENVDKGSIIVDGKDIRAEDSDINVIRQDLGMVFQSFNLFPHKTVLQNLTMAPMRLRKVPRDEAESRALDLLKKVGISDKANVYPAMLSGGQQQRVAIARALAMNPKIMLFDEPTSALDPEMIGEVLDVMVTLAKEGMTMVCVTHEMGFAREVADRIIFMDHGQILEQGTPQHFFEAPEHPRLQKFLQQIL, encoded by the coding sequence ATGACCGCCGCTAACGAACCCATCATCAGCATCCGCAACGTCTGGAAGTTCTTCGGTGAGCTCACGGCCCTCCATGATGTGAGTCTCGATGTGCAGGCCGGTGAGAAGGTCGTCATCATCGGCCCCAGCGGTTCAGGTAAGTCGACCCTGCTGCGCTCCATCAACCGTCTCGAGAACGTCGACAAGGGCAGCATCATCGTCGACGGCAAGGACATCCGGGCCGAGGACAGCGACATCAACGTCATCCGGCAGGATCTCGGCATGGTGTTCCAGAGCTTCAACCTCTTCCCCCACAAGACGGTGCTCCAGAACCTCACCATGGCGCCCATGCGCCTGCGTAAGGTTCCCCGGGACGAAGCGGAATCAAGAGCACTCGACCTGCTCAAGAAGGTGGGCATCAGCGACAAGGCCAATGTCTACCCCGCCATGCTGTCCGGCGGTCAGCAGCAACGTGTCGCCATAGCCCGCGCTCTCGCCATGAACCCCAAGATCATGCTCTTCGACGAACCGACGTCGGCGCTCGACCCCGAAATGATCGGAGAAGTGCTTGATGTCATGGTGACCCTTGCCAAGGAAGGCATGACCATGGTGTGCGTGACTCACGAGATGGGCTTCGCGCGCGAAGTCGCAGACCGCATCATCTTCATGGACCACGGGCAGATTCTCGAACAGGGCACACCGCAGCACTTCTTCGAGGCGCCGGAACATCCGCGCCTTCAGAAGTTCCTGCAACAGATTCTCTAA
- a CDS encoding amino acid ABC transporter permease, translating to MSEHQNVRIEITDGASIPDPKERRLITAWSLSFLAAIGTLIYLCASQPDPYWRLLQFLPDGILVTFQVTVFSIICSIPIGLITGLGRLSRNRGINLVASTYVEVVRGIPLLVQLFYIYYALGRFLKVPDMLAAIIALSVCYGAYMGEVFRAGIEAIPKGQTEAARSLGFNRVETMFLVVLPQAWRTILPPVGNEFIAMLKDTSLVSIIAVADILRRGREFASESFQYFETYTMIALVYLLITLLLSKGVSIMEARLNYYDRR from the coding sequence ATGTCCGAACATCAGAATGTGCGCATAGAGATCACCGACGGCGCCTCCATCCCCGACCCGAAAGAACGACGACTGATCACAGCATGGTCGCTCTCGTTCCTTGCCGCCATCGGTACCCTCATCTATCTTTGCGCCTCGCAACCCGACCCCTACTGGCGCCTTCTGCAGTTCCTGCCGGACGGCATCCTCGTCACCTTTCAGGTGACGGTCTTCTCCATCATCTGCTCCATCCCCATCGGCCTCATCACCGGTCTGGGGAGGTTGTCGCGCAACCGGGGCATCAACCTCGTGGCTTCAACGTATGTGGAAGTGGTGCGCGGCATTCCGCTGCTGGTGCAACTCTTCTACATCTACTACGCACTGGGACGCTTCCTGAAGGTCCCGGACATGCTCGCCGCCATCATCGCCCTCAGCGTGTGCTATGGCGCGTACATGGGTGAAGTGTTCCGCGCGGGTATCGAAGCCATCCCCAAGGGACAGACCGAGGCCGCCCGTTCGCTCGGCTTCAACCGCGTCGAGACGATGTTCCTCGTTGTTCTGCCGCAGGCGTGGCGCACCATCCTGCCCCCTGTCGGCAACGAATTCATCGCCATGCTGAAAGACACATCCCTTGTCTCCATCATCGCCGTCGCCGACATCTTGCGCCGTGGCCGCGAATTCGCCTCCGAGAGCTTCCAGTATTTCGAAACCTACACCATGATCGCGCTCGTGTATCTGCTCATCACCCTGCTTCTTTCCAAGGGCGTCAGCATCATGGAAGCGAGACTGAACTACTATGACCGCCGCTAA
- the tpx gene encoding thiol peroxidase, whose protein sequence is MTTERTGIITFKGNGLTLLGTPAGVGDKAPSFNVLANDLSPRTLGDYKGKVVIISAVPSLDTGVCDMETRRFNQEAANLGEDVKILTVSCDLPFAQARWCGAAGVQAVETLSDHKDLSFGMAYGVVIKELRLLTRAVFVVDRNGTITHAQIVPEVTTEPDYAGAIAAAKKAI, encoded by the coding sequence ATGACCACAGAACGTACTGGCATCATCACTTTCAAGGGCAACGGTCTCACTCTTCTCGGTACGCCCGCTGGCGTGGGCGACAAGGCCCCCTCATTCAACGTGCTTGCCAACGACCTTTCTCCCCGCACCCTCGGCGACTACAAGGGCAAGGTGGTCATCATAAGCGCCGTACCCTCACTTGACACGGGCGTATGCGACATGGAGACGCGCCGGTTCAATCAGGAGGCGGCAAACCTCGGAGAAGACGTGAAGATACTCACCGTCAGCTGCGACCTGCCCTTCGCGCAGGCCCGCTGGTGCGGTGCCGCAGGAGTGCAGGCGGTCGAAACACTCTCCGACCACAAGGACCTTTCGTTCGGCATGGCCTATGGCGTGGTCATAAAGGAACTGCGTCTGCTTACCCGTGCCGTCTTCGTCGTCGACCGCAACGGCACGATAACGCATGCCCAGATAGTGCCCGAAGTGACGACCGAACCTGACTATGCTGGAGCCATCGCAGCTGCGAAAAAGGCGATCTAG
- a CDS encoding sulfite exporter TauE/SafE family protein encodes MTETVSFTAAIFVAAGFLQGFAGFGAGLLAVPLLLLRFDITVAVPVCVLASIVLNAQLCVSYRDALSWGRIMPLLLGSIPGLILGSLVLVHAPPVLTRSVLGGILVAYGLWGLWAKSATGMMGSPRPVYGYAAGMASGAMGAAFSANGPAAIVYVSLTDWPKNTIKGTLAGYFLANNVATLAAEAASGLLTLQVALAGMVGAAGIGLGGWMGVRACSRLGERDYRRAMFALLFLMGGNLLVDVMRHG; translated from the coding sequence ATGACTGAAACTGTGTCCTTCACCGCGGCCATCTTCGTGGCGGCCGGTTTTCTTCAGGGGTTCGCCGGGTTCGGCGCGGGACTGCTGGCGGTCCCGCTGCTGCTGCTCCGTTTCGATATCACGGTCGCTGTCCCGGTCTGCGTTCTGGCTTCCATCGTCCTCAACGCCCAGTTGTGTGTCAGCTACCGCGACGCCCTCTCGTGGGGCAGAATCATGCCTCTGCTACTGGGGAGCATCCCCGGTCTCATTCTCGGAAGCCTCGTGCTGGTCCATGCCCCGCCCGTGCTGACACGGTCTGTACTGGGCGGCATCCTTGTCGCGTATGGCCTCTGGGGGCTATGGGCGAAGAGTGCTACCGGCATGATGGGCTCACCCCGCCCCGTCTACGGGTATGCCGCAGGCATGGCTTCAGGGGCGATGGGGGCCGCGTTCAGTGCCAACGGGCCGGCAGCTATCGTATACGTATCACTCACCGATTGGCCCAAGAACACCATCAAGGGCACGCTCGCCGGTTACTTTCTGGCCAACAATGTCGCAACCCTCGCCGCAGAGGCGGCTTCGGGTCTGCTGACGTTACAGGTCGCCCTTGCAGGTATGGTTGGGGCAGCCGGAATCGGTCTCGGCGGCTGGATGGGGGTGCGTGCGTGCTCCCGGCTGGGTGAACGTGACTACCGACGTGCCATGTTCGCGTTGTTGTTTCTCATGGGGGGCAACCTTCTCGTCGACGTGATGCGGCATGGATGA